The following is a genomic window from Vitis vinifera cultivar Pinot Noir 40024 chromosome 6, ASM3070453v1.
atctcttatttttatttacccataaataatgaagaatttaaaaataattcaattctaaGTGATATATCATTTCCCTCCTAATTTTTATGGCAAATCAAACTAAGACGGTTTTACTTTATTTcctacactttttttttttttttttttaacttttctagattttttttcgTGAATTTTTAATAGACCAACGAAATAAATAACGCATTAAAACTTGAGGCGGTTAATGGGGTAGGACCGTAGGAAGCCAAGGCAGCCCATGAAGTCGGTGTGAAAGGCCTGTTTGACTAAAAGTGGGCCTGGTCCAAAAAGTCGACTGAAGAAAGGCCTAGCCCATGGGCTCATGCCCATCTTGACGCACGCTCACACGTAATAACACACGGTTTTAGGGCTTCGGCAACCACTATATAAACCACAGCCACCACTGGCCATTCTCCTCATTTCTTTTTCTAGGGTTTCGTTAGCAGCAGCGGCAGCGATGGGAAGGAGTAAGCCTTCTTCTGCCTTTTCTCCTACCGTTCCATTTCATTCGATTCATTCTTTCCTACATATGTCTCATCAGTTCTCGGTTACGCGCTTTATTATTTGATTCTGCGAATGATGTTTGCGTTATGCTACCGTCTTCTCGTTTGTTCTACTGCTATTTTTGGCTTCTTTGGGTTTCAttttgttatttgatttattttttattttctgaagatttattgtatttgttttttttttctttcaactctCTTCGCGATAATGATAGTATTCACCTTATTTAGGGATTGCCTTTTCTATGAATTGAGTTGTTATCGAAGATGTGGTTTGCTCGATTCTATTTTTTATCACATGGATCAGGGGGAGATATTTAGATTTGGAGTGTTTCGTCATTTCTGAGCGATTCATTGGTTTATGTAGATGCCTGTGTTCATACAAttttcttagatatttgaatGGATTTGTAAATTGATGATGCGATATAGAACAGAACAATTATTGAAGAAATAGTGTCGTTTATTTAAATGTCCGATGCAGCTAGAGTAAATGTATTTATTATTGCAAAAGATTTTGAGTTTCTGTGCTATGGTTGTCAAGATTTATTGCATCTATTATTCGTTTTTCCATGTTCCTACCTGAAGCAGGAAAGGAAGTTGAACTCCAAATTTTGTGGCATCTATTATTGCCTTGAAAAGCATGTTTGgctatataattttttactctaataattttttccttttcttttgtgtctcttgaaataattttgtttcacagattcccaaaaaaataatatcaattattGATCCtcttttctattaaatttttttgaattaatctATATTTTGAACCTCAAATCATGCTAATTCTGGCTGTTCAGTAatattaaaatggaaaataagacTGAGGTTTCTCATGGGGGCTTATATCTAAGCTTTTGATAGAGAAAATTGGTTATTTACCATTAGTTTGATGGATCATGTGTTTTCATAGTATTGAGAATACTGTTTTAACTTTTGCAGGGCCTGCAAGGTGTTATCGTCAGATTAAGAACAAACCATACCCAAAGTCACGGTATTGCCGTGGTGTTCCTGATCCCAAGATCAGGATTTATGACGTGGGAATGAAGAAAAAGGGAGTTGATGAGTTCCCTTTTTGTGTGCACTTGGTTAGTTGGGAGAAGGAAAATGTTTCAAGTGAGGCTTTGGAAGCTGCTAGAATTGCTTGCAACAAGTACATGACCAAGTATGCTGGGAAAGATGCCTTCCATCTGAGAGTCAGGGTGCACCCATTCCATGTCTTGCGTATCAACAAGATGCTTTCCTGTGCTGGAGCCGATAGGCTTCAAACTGGAATGAGGGGTGCTTTTGGTAAGCCTCAAGGGACATGCGCTAGGGTGAGCATTGGACAGGTCCTTTTGTCTGTTCGATGCAAGGATGGAAACAGCCATCATGCACAGGAGGCTCTCCGTCGTGCAAAATTCAAGTTCCCTGGCCGTCAAAAGATCATTGTCAGCAGGAAGTGGTATGTgcagtttttattatttaagttccATAAACTGCTTAAAGAAgcttagacatcatttttgccCAACATATCACATGGCCTGTTCCAAAAATCAGTAAATATACCTTTGGTTCAGTAAGTTATACACATTGATACCATGTACGATGTATTTTACTTTTGTGTCTAAGCTAGGACAGATTAGGTGAATGGTTCACTGTTCAGTATCACAAATTGCAATACATATTTCCATTAACATCTAACAGGAAGtgtttaaactcttttaaagaaaattgtctACAAACATCATATCTATATTCTATAGCTACCTTTATTCACCCTTTATCACCTGCACAAAAACCCAAGGTCAACATAGTTAACTTGCACCTTATTTCCTGTGCATCAAAGCCAAGACCTAGACCTGGATACTGTGTTTTTTGTACTCCTAAGAGTAGCtctagaaatatatatatttcaaccTTTTAGTGAGTGATTTAATCCATGGAATCATTGTGCTTTTGGGATTTTTAAATTGTAACTCCAGCTTATTCATCCTCTGATAAACCTTCCATGTTTGATGTGGAAAtgtaaaatttattcaatttattattatgttgaGAAAGAGCGGGGAAAAGGGGGTGGGATTGGGTTAATTTGTGGAAGTGTGTAATTGGTTTACTTTGAGTGTAGATCTTtgcttaggtggtgtttgtttttttactttactctaaatagaactttaatgcttaatagtattaagtgttaggatgtttgtttttgtaatattttatttctactaagtattaaaaagtaaagaaaaatcaacatgtttctttttccatttagaaaaagccaaatattttgttttttctattcagcaaaaagtttataataagtaaaaaaaagtagaaattacttatcaaaaaaaaaaaaaaaagtagaaaaacaaacaacctaaagtctgaaagcaaattgcttttagtataaagttaaaaaaacaaacaccctcttagTCTTTTTGTTTAATGAGTGATTGAATCCTGGATGTCCCTCAGCCTTGTGAGAGTTGCATCTACTCACCTAACTAATTCATAatgttttggaattttttttctgtTGGTGGGTAGAAATTGAAACAGTTCTGTGTCAAGTTCAGAGTTTTTACTATAAGGTGgtacttctttttttctttcttttaacttaaatttacCTCTAAATACAAATTAATAGTCTAAAtcttaagttgtttgttttatcACAATGAGAGTTCCGTGTGAGGTCGGGGGTTAGAAGTGTGAATCAGCTAACTTTTTAGTTTAGGAAAAAAGTcacatattttagttttttctattcagttaagaATATTGGTAAACAAGTTAAAagttcaataaataaataaaaataaacaacttaagtCTGAAAGTAAATTGCATTCAGCATGAAGTTAGAAAAGCAAACCCCCCTTAAGGTTAGGAGTTTGATTGGTTTGCTCTGAATAATGTTAAATCTTCATCAAATGTTCTTCGCTTAGTGTATGGTTGAACCTTGGACGCACTTTTGCCTAGTTGTAGCTGTTGCTGCAGCTCAGGGTCACCAACTCTTTTTTTGCTCATTAAATAATTGAGCCAATGAGCATTTGCCTTGTGAacctgcatttttttttttttgggttttttctttttggttgttgGATGAATTGAAGTGACTTATCTTACTGTCTGTGACATGTTATCAGGGGTTTCACAAAGTTCAACAGAACTGATTACATCAAGTGGAAGTCTGAGAACCGGATTCTCCCTGATG
Proteins encoded in this region:
- the LOC100262228 gene encoding large ribosomal subunit protein uL16, which encodes MGRRPARCYRQIKNKPYPKSRYCRGVPDPKIRIYDVGMKKKGVDEFPFCVHLVSWEKENVSSEALEAARIACNKYMTKYAGKDAFHLRVRVHPFHVLRINKMLSCAGADRLQTGMRGAFGKPQGTCARVSIGQVLLSVRCKDGNSHHAQEALRRAKFKFPGRQKIIVSRKWGFTKFNRTDYIKWKSENRILPDGVNAKLLGCHGPLANRQPGKAFINACT